Within the Aspergillus luchuensis IFO 4308 DNA, chromosome 5, nearly complete sequence genome, the region GGACAGCCGCATTCATGATTACTTCCTGGAGCAAGCTGGTTGGAACCCTTCCAAGGGCCTACCGGAGTCCAAGGAACAAATTGTTCAAGctgccatcttcctcattgaCTACATGGTCTTGATCATCATGTCCTTACTTCGCCAAGAGAGCAAGATGCCACGCCATCTGTTGGAGTACCTGACACCCCAGATCCGCtgcatgcagctgcagcagctaGTGTCCAGGCTTCGGGAGCAGAACCAGACGTTCCAGAAAGCTCAGGAGACTTCAGGAAGAAAACCAGACGCTGGTGGAGCGTAAAAAGGCGCTCGATCTCCAGCTAAATTTATATGAGCATATGTTGCGACTACCTAAGAGCGAACCTTTGACTTCTTAGTCGCTGAACCAACACGTAATCATCGTCGCCCGGTTTTACGGGCCACATTCGATGCCTATCTGATAGCGTCAATCCCTTATTCCCTGGCCCTGACTTGGTGGATGTGTCTACTTCACGCTTCCAGAAGGGCTTTTGTCTTGATTTTTCTGGAATCGACAGCTCGAGCAGCTGTTATGCAGCCGAgtttccttctcatcttaTTAAATGCATATTCCGGTTCAGCAATAGCGTCAACTACCAACATCCAGTTCGAGACTTGCAAAATCTCCTTCAACGTGGTCTACGGACCGCCTGATTGAGTccagggtggatttggttttTCTTGTGTCTCTCTTCTATGAATCAGTGGAAAGAAATGGTTTTTACCAACGAaataggaaagaaagggaaaggatgagGCATTGACAAGATATGGCTTAGTTTGGAGTTTCAACAATTTTGGTTTTGTTCTCATCCTGACACGGCCATATTGCCTGATTTTTCTGGACAGGTCTAGAGAATCGTGAGCGCCACTAGTAGGGCTTCCCTTTCGTCTTGTTCTCCTTGTTAGGTAGAGGATTGGGCCCGGTATCTATATCCTTTGAGATCTGAGTCTCTTCCATGGTGTGACGCCTGGGGATAGTTGCAACTATCAAATAAAAGTGAAATAACCTTGATATATTCAGCAAAGAAGTACACTCAGATTGGTTTTAGCTGGCTGCCGGCCAATTCAAGTATGAGCTAGTAGCTATGGTATAGAGTATTTAATCGCTTGGTAGTAGTTCTACCCAATTCTTAATGTACGCAGCAGATCAATGGTCCCTTACTTACTGGTCAATTACAGTTATAATTGATTTTAAGAATCGATAGCGGCGGGCCGGTTTCGAAGCGGCCAACTGCACTCCGTCTCGTCGGGTTGCCTTGCCAAGAACAAATCCCTCTGCATCCTCCGAGCCACAGGATGTCCGCTCACGAGTCCTGCCCCTCAACTGCTTATTCGAATGCTGATACCGCTGGCTTCAACGTTCAAGGTCTGGACGGTGTCAAACCACTCGTTGAAGCCAATACACGGGTTATGCGACCAGGATTACTGATCAATCGGGTTTGATCCCAGTATACTAGATGGCTTTGCTTTATTGACAAGGCAATGGTGGAAGACGCACTTTTACGCGAACCTTGCTAAGTATTCGGCTTCCCTTGTGACTGACATTGCCTGATGTTTTCACTATGGTCCAAATCCTTCATATGATTATCTCCAATCCCAGTCAATTACAATGTAGAGTAGGGCTTCTCAATTGCCGAATCACACTTGAAGCAGAGCATACTACCTGGTATGGTACTGGGCAGTGATTCGACTAGAATTATTCTGGCAGATGTCAGAGCTTCTGAGCGAGTTCCAAGTTTTGAAACGACCTATACTTCATCATGTGCTGACCACAAGTGGCTCCGTACACGACCATTGGGTCAGAAATCGGAGGATTGAAGTCCAATTTTGCCGAACCCTAATCCCACTGAAACCGGCTCATGCCTCAACAGGGTAGCTCCTCTTACTATACATTCAATGACCTTCCCTCCACTGCATGATCGTTTAAAAATATGCTGGAGAAGCAGAGCTATTTagttttgttgttggtttgtCCCCTCCGTAGAGGTATTCCAAGCGTGGAAGTACTATAACGCTGTATAAGGGAAAACAGTTTCAATTTACTGTAGCGAGTCTTAACGTAAACTGAGCATAATAGAGTTTGGTCTCACTAGTACGAAAAATTCACATTTCTTTTccgtcttttttttttccagaGCCTGTGTTGGGACGATTTACGGACTAGCCCATATGAGGTACCAAGTTTCACGGAAGCTGAATTTACCGTCACTTTGTATTAGCACAAACCTTCACCAGATGTCGCCTATTGTGGATCTGGTAGAGGAATGCGCGAGAGTTTGGATTTAGTCTTGCTTTGCGGATCAGACTTATAATTGCACGTAGGCAAATGATCGTTGTTCGTATAAAGAATTACTAATATCCATCAGACCTGATTATTAACCCTGTTATTCCAGGTGATTTCCCGTCTTGATCCGGGACACGAAGGTGAGAACGCTGACTAGTTTCATGTCCCATGTATTCTCAGTagatatatatgtatatatattaggagaaaggggaggggagagagaaagaaaaacgcTCCCAtcaaaagggaaagggaggaaatcaagaaaaaacaaaaatgcAACATAATACGCTCAAGCTGGGTTGGGAATGAATTTGCTGCTCTGGCCATTGACATCATTCAATTTCTAGTCATCTAGTCGAATCCCGCGGGCGTTGCTCATGGAACCCATATCAGCCAATCGCCTCTTAAATGTCTTTCCACACGATCGAAAGCAGACAGGCTCACGAAATGTTTGCTTTCGTCATTTCATATTCTCGGAGAActgaagaggaagttgagaatGCGAACACCCTTGAATCGATGTCGTAAGCTGGAATAGTTCCGTTCCCTCAGAAAAACCGAGGTTAGCGGCAGACTTCGGCCGGCTTATTGAGAGAGCATTGCTCTGCTATAACGAGAATAGTGCCTCCGGAAACCAGACGCCATTTTCACCGTCCAGCCCCCGAAGTTATCTTTGGAAGGCACTAACATGTTCACAAGAAAGGTAGTACGCACCCATATGGAGAGATATACCACCTTCCATGAAATTCCCACCAGAGGGGTCGTGGGCATCGGGGTTGTGGCATAGATTTTCGTTAGTGCCCGCAGCATGCTTTTTTCCCAGAACTGATTATGAGATGACGGTCGTGCGGGGGCCTTCGCCAAGTGTCCAGGGTTAGTGTACGAAGTTTTATATGGACCCTACCCCTGAGACATCATCTACCCACAACGCCAAACGATTTGATCCCTCGCAATTGACCGGCTCCAACCTGTGTTGTGAATGACATTTCTATTTCTCTGCTCCCTGGCCTTTCTTGATACCATTTGCCACTCCTTTACCAGATTGCCCTGTTGACGAGCAAGCTTTCGGTGGAAAGTAGCAATGGTTTCTTACAGCCCTTTGGACCTACATGACAAGACAAGAAGTTAGGTTACGAAGCCCGGATACCTTCGAGATATactcaccaccatgggccAATCTAGCCAATCATGGAATCGGCGCAGAATCTACACAACAGCCTCTTAaccagctcttcctctgttTCAATTGTTCCCAACCGTTTAGGTCATCGGTACTCTCGAAGGAGATTATATCCTCCTACTACACGGTCAGTTCTGAgacatgctgctgctgcagatcaGGAGATAACAAGGAAGTACTACAAGGGACATTTGTCAGTGCGAAAGGCGCTGAGTGGGAAATTACAGGCTAACGTCGAGCAAGATCCCTTCATACCATGCAGCAGAGATTAATCGAGCGCGTAACCAAGACGAGCAGTGCATCTGCGTGTCTCGACAGACTAAGACTTCGAACAGCAGCCTTCCACGCTTGGATAACAGTATCCACATCCGCCTTTACCGGGAACTTCTTTTTGCTCCTTTATCTACCAATGCGTGCTGGACACTCCTGAGTCATATAGTTGAATCCCTACAGCTCCAGACACCCCTGGGGGACGGACTAAAAGAATGCAGACAAGGTTGGAGCAATCCATGCTGAAAAATATAAGGATTTTATCTAATTGTTCCACAGCCTGTGTGAAAATGATCAAACATGTCCTTCAACCAGTACCCGTTCAGATCCTGAGGAATATCGTCCAAGATATGCGAGGACATTTCCAAAACTCCGAATATCTTCCTATACTGGCCATCATGGAGACGTGGGGAAGTGGCCAAAACTGTGCGGCAGTAAGCAGCTGCACTGAGAATCCCAACTTTCCCTACGTCTCCAGGTGTCACGAAGGGAACGATGGGAGTCGACCGATGGGTTCTGAGAAGACACTGTATCCACGCGACCTTGACCATACGAACAAAGCAACTAGACGGGTACCGACGATGCCAAGCAAGTATACTTACAGAAGAGGGCTTCTGAGACAAAAGAGAGCACCGCTCAAAGGGGAATGTGCGGAATGCTCGGCCCGTACATCACCGCTATGGAGGGTTGGACCCGATGGAAGAAAAAATCTTTGCAACGCATGCGGCTTAAGGtggtccaagaagaaaaggacaGCGATAGTGTAAGGCATGATTCACATATGATTTGAAATATGAGGGGTACGCGTATTATTCAGCTGGGTGTAACCATTCCAAACCAGCAGATGTCGATGAGTGTAAGTGGCCTGTTATGTTACGGCACATCCCTTCGGGAGCATCAGAACAATGATGACTGCTCCGTATAAGTACATAATAATAGCTTTTTtagaacaggaagaaaggTGTCAGATCTGTCCTTTCTGCTCCGGAGGTTGCGTCTCAAACACCTGGTATACTGTTGCATTGGACATTGCATGCTCACGTTTTGAAAGCAAAGTTTCTGTGGCTGTTGTGGCTGAACCACTGGGTTTCTTGCGGCCAACTGGACTGGCAGCTGGCAGAAGACGAACGCTGCTGCCTCTAACGTAGGATTTGGATTTATACCATGACTTATGATATCAGCTACTCTGCAATGTGATATCGAAGAAAGTATAATAGCCAAACGTGGCATGCTGCCGAAAGGAGAATACAGATGAAGTTACCGGTGCTTAGTTCAATCTCGCAACTCTTGCCGTTCATGCGTTTTcccaagagaaaagagaaggccTTCGATATCAACACCATATTCAAGCATGGATAACCAGTGTCAAGACCATGGCGTTTACTGCAGTATCTGGATTTTCCTTGCCCTGCATGGGGCAAATGAGAAccataattaatataatccaCATTAGTGGACAGATAAGGTACATATAGGGTTGCATTATGTCTCATCATGTACGTTTCCCACCGCAGTTCCCACCGCAGTAAGCTCTAGCAATCGCTGTCTCCTTTTGAAACCTCGTCTGTTGCTCCCTACCATTCCCAAGCACTTTGCACATCTCCCATGACCACATTTACCACAGCAGATGCTCCCGTGGATCACTCCAGCCCCTAGTCTACATGCACAGTAAAATCCCCTGAGATACATAGGAGGACTTTGTTCCATCCAACCATTTTCCGAGCCATTTCGGGCCATCCGATCCGTTACGGACTGAGACATCTTGCCTACAATACCTGCAGTCTCCCCATGTCATAATCTTTTGGATTACGTCTTGTACGTGAAGGGGATTCCCTTACCACTGGTTGATCAATAGCACGCCTTTCCAATGATAGTCCTATGAGAAGTATAGAGTAAACTCCGATTGATACACGAATGGGGAGAGATAGTAGCTGATTCGAGGTCTGGTTAGCTTCAACCCCAGGCATGCAGCGAGCTTCATTTACACTGTCAACTGGGAATAACAAGTGGGCGAGCACTTCAAACTGTCCCTGGAGTGCTGTTCTCGTGCTCAGTGAAACAAGCGCCATGTTTGTGTTGGAGAAGTCAACTTTCTTTTGCGGTACCCCTCTTTGGAGAGGTTGTACTTTCCAAGATTTGACTAGTTGTATACGATTCCTAAGGACAATCGAAAGTAAACCCTCTTGGGGATTTGAACTGAAACGCTTTTCCGAGCTTAATCGTCCAAGTACTTTTCGGTCAATGTCTTCCCCTCGACCCCGATTGGTTCAATCACTAGCCCAAATCAGACGCTGTCAGCTGGAGCCCAAGCGGTCTCACAGCCCACAACCTCAACTAGGTCGTCAGCATTGCCGAAAAAGACTAATCTAGCTGGAAGTTACGACACCCGATGCATCTCATACAGAGTCATTCGTCGTGCATTCCAGATTTACCTACACAGGGATATTGGCTCCCAGTCATGCCTGTGGGAGTGCTTGGTCCGCCGGGCTACATCATCCAGGCTGGGAGCAGTAACATGCAGCGGGTCCCTGGGTCTTCCGAGAGAAGCACTGCACCTGAGCCCCCGGATCCCATCAATGACCTCCATCGTCACTCCATAGTCCCGCTCCTCAGTCCCTGCACATGGCAGTTTGCGAGTATGCCCCTGCCGccccccctccaccttcctctACTCGCCTATTCTCACGCAATCTCGGGCTCGCCAGACAGAGGAGTACTGCGACTCACCCGCTTCAGATCTTGTTCAGATCACAGAAGGACCAGAAGCTAATTGTTTTTATACATTTCTAGCCCTGATCTGCAAGCGTCTGCAGTGATCAGATTCACACGCCTTATCGCATAACCTCCAATTCTATTGGTACGGTATGTCCGCTAGAGTCCAATCGAGCCCTCAAGCTAGACCCTCTTACTCGATGGTTCCACTAGTGCACTGATCATCTCGATTAGAGTCGTAGCGGGTAGATACCTGAATTTTATCTGTCCAGAACATTCAAACCCAAAGAGGTCGGACAATTGAGCTTAGTGCCTTGGTGGGCTGTCTCGAGGTCAGGTGTAAGAATCCGATGCCATTGGCACACGTATTCCCTCCACTCCGCTAGGGCACCACCACTCAGCATGATTGCCGTATCAGTTTGTTTCCAGCGTCCAGTGTCACAATGGCCGCTGGCAACACTCACCGACCGGAGAATGTATGTCAGCTCGGTCTCGTTGACCGGCCACCGGGCGGTTAAAATGTAATTCACTGTGATCTCCATCGGTTCCCAAATCAGGTGCAGCTCGCCCGTATGGTAGTACGACTCCAGAAGCCGTGGGAATATGGGGTGAGAAAGACGTCTGATCGTCTCTACAGTAACAGGCTCTGGACCTGAGGTCGGTCAATGGGAAGGCATCGGATGTTTACAATATTCTGTCTGTGAAACTGAGAAGGTGTAGGGCTCGTGGCTAGCAGATCTCCTAATCCTGCGTCACTAATCTGGATCTCGCGGAAGAATTCAATCGACACGAGCATCCTGCGTGCTCAGCCGGTTAGACTCGTGCCTTTGTACCCTTCTTTAAATGTCTATACCTGGACACATAACCGAACGGACTTGAGGGAGCCTTCAGCCAATGCTACTTTAGCTGATTCAACAGTTCGTACTTGTTTGCTACGCAGTAGAGTATCTGAAGAATTGCGTACAGTAGAAAGGTCTATCCCTTGCCTACACACAGCTGATTCGAGTTCGAGCGGTGCTTCTACACCGTATAGCGGCATACGTAGCGGTCGGACACAATTCCAGTTTCAGAAAATTCAACCTTTGTCAGCATGTAGAGCTAGGGCAAGATGAAAAGATGATCTCCCATAAGCCACCGTGGTAAAAAGGCCATCAAAATATAAACCTGTTCggacagaagcagaagctcgcTAAATACCCGTTTAGTTTTCCTGCAGACTACCTTCCGCACACCCCAAATTTCTGATGCCTGGGCATCGGATTGGAAGCGGAGATAGGACCCagcgtttttctttttcggaTTTAACCGCATGGTTTCACGGGCAAATAAGCGGGTGTCTGTCGTTTACTTGACCgtttcaccatcttcaactacaATAGGAGGGGCGCGGAGGCCAACCATCGATAATGAATGTAACATCTAGCTGCACCGGTAGCCGAAAGTCGACGCCGTGAAGTGCTTATAAGTGGACATCTCCCATCTGCCAGATCCAACTTCCGCTCCGTCAGAGACAATGCCTCCAGCCCTCTCAGACCTGTATGAACAGGCCAGCCAGATCCAATCCGTTGATTGGTACGGAATATGGATTGCTATTTTGCTGGGCGTCTGGTTGATCGCCCGGCTGGCGCACCGGCTTGGTCGATGGACTGTCCAACGCCCGATCGCGGTCTCCCTTGGGCGGCGCATCGGGTATGAGTTGCCGTGGCTCGCCCAGACCATTGACATATCCACCGCATTCGAGGTCATTTTGGTCGGGGTGCTCCTGGGCGCCAACATTGTCCTCCTACTCGTGTCCGCCCATGGCTGGGCTGATGTCCAGCAACGCGCGGCGAAGCTCGCCGTCCTGAACCTATTGCCGCTCGGTACGGGCCTGACCTTTGGCCTCCCGGCCCATCTGCTCGGAATCAGCCACTCTGCCGTTGCGTGGTTGCATCGCTGGTTTGGGCGGGTGATGGCCGCCCATTCCCTTCTTCAtggagccattgccatcgccaGAGCGGATAAGCCGATCCCCGCGATGAGGCATGACTGGGTTCCCTTGCTGGTCAGTCACCACGCCGCCCctccatgatgatgtctGTGACCCGAGAGCGATACCACTAACCAGGGTTAGGCAGCTGCTGccattttgatgatgatccctGTGACCTTGCATGTGGTCGTCCGACGGCACTGTCAGGTCGCCATGAGAATCCACTACCTTCTGGCGGTCACAGCAATGGTGGCCCTGGCGTATCATACGTGGTACCAAGGATCCGGATCCCGCTGGCAAGTGGTTGGTGCTGGGGCCCTATGGATCGTGCTGAGTGTGGTGGCCGTCTCTCATGCAGTTTTCGTCCAACAACGCTGGAGTGCTGGACGGCCCACCGTAACCATACGTCCCTTTCATGAGCTGCTTCGCATGGACATTACAGTGTCCCCCCATTGGCATATCCAGCCGGGGCAGTACATATACCTCTGGTTACCTCACGCAGGATTTCGCTCGTGCTTCCAACTCCAGCCCTTCTATGTCGCTTACTGGGATGATACGCCCGGACCGCGCATCCTGTACGTTCTGACCCGACCACGAGCCTCCAGCCTCAGTACACGACTCTACCTCCGCGAATGGCTACACCAGCGTCGACAGCCTGCACTGTTGCTGGGGCCATACGGCCGATCGATCGACTTTTCTCTGTTTGGGACGATCGTGTTCATCGTAGAGGACATTGGCATGTTGCGAGTGCTTCCCTATATCCGCATGCTCGTCCAGGCGAGCGAGCAGCGGCGGGCCATGGTACGCAAGCTGAAAATCGTGTGGCAGATGCAAGACTTTGGTATGACGGTCTCTTGATGCACTGCCTGATACCGCAGTGACTGACAAATGCTAGACCACCAATGCTGGCTGGGCGATTGGATGCAGGACCTGTTGGACCTCGACCGCGGTGAATTTAAGGTATGTGACAACCCTCTATGGCCAGTCTTAATGCCGTCCTGACTGAGATAGATTCTTGAATTCCGTCTGTATTACCTTACAAAGACGACATCCGTTGACCCCGGTGACGCGTTCGGAGAGCGAATCAAACTATGTCAAGGGCCACTTATGGCCGGAGAAATCGTCCAAGGTCACCTGAGCAAGCGCCGTGGGAAGCTAGCTGTCGGTGGTAGGTTTACTTCCCACCCAATCAGTTCACCCATCAACCTACAACGGCTGTGTGATGCGGGAGCTTCTGACAGATCGTGTTGGACGTGCGCCCGATGACTAATCTTGATTCACCGTAGTGTGCGCCCGCCAGTCGGTTCGCCAACAGGTCCACGATGTCGTCCAGCCTCGGACGGGGCCGGATATCAAATTCTTTGACCTCGACCTCGGGCCAGGTCATGTCAGGGAGGCTCCTTGTCGCAACAAGTACACCGCCACCGCTCCAGCCTCGAGTGATTCTTAAAAGTGGCTTGCCTCTCGCATTCTGGAAGGTCATCGACATTGAAGTGAGTTCCAGTATGCCTATGACATGACGACTCTCTTTGCGCGCAGCCAATGCCATgtggcaatggcatccatCGCTgcttttcgtcttctccctACAGTCCGATCCCTACGCGCTCAACACAGACCGTCACTGATTCTAAGTTATCTCGTCCATTGGTTGGTGAACGGTCCAATCGATTGCGGGCTCCACTCCCTTCCTCGGTAAGCCTTTGATGCTGGCACATATGTTGTGCCGCCGCGAACAGGTTCCCCAAGGATACCCTGTGAAGTCCTGCCAATGCTTACCATGACAGGTCGAAGAGCTACAGCCACTACAGTGCTCACATTGCGATCGCTTAACACTGCTCTGTTGCGGTAAGCTGATGCATGTGGCATTGCACGGGCAGTCCTCAGCGGTCATTAAGCAGCCTTGGATCATGCGATGGCGAATGCACAAGGGCACCCAACCGGAGCCGTGTCCGATCGCTGTCGGGATAGGCTACGCTGGAGCCTAGCGAGCATATACAAATTGTTTCTCTGTGTTGGATTGCCTCGAAGACTCCATGCATCCACTGATATTGACACAACGGCCAGAAAACCCGTTAGTTGAAGGTGCGGTCCGGTGCCGACGTCACTGCCGTCGGAACAGGCCCCCTCAATTTCGAATTCTGTCGGTTGCTGAATGTGCCTGTGATCGTCGAGCAGGATCAGAAGTTCGAGGTCTCTTGAACGCATGCGGTGATGTCGACTAGTATCAGCGTTATCCTATCGGCAAGTGGCTGACCTGGAACTTCACTGTAAGGGGCAGTCGGAGATAACCATGGCTACTCTGCGCACGGTAATTTCCCAGCTGGTCTTCCATAGCCTTCATTTTGCCGGGTGTTTTCCCAGGGGATCGCATGATTTGCCCAACATTCCACCGGTCTTGCCCGCAGTCTAACCCAGGGTTACAACAGGCAAAGAAACCGAAGTCCCCACCAAGGCGGACTATACCAGTGTGAAAGTTCAAAACGATATAAGGCGTACGCGTGCTACAGGCAATACTCCAGTACCGAGTCCATGACCTTCTCACACACAAATCTTCCACACGAGTACCATATTTTCTACGACAGAGTAGTCTCTCTAACACCATGAATTCACCAAGGCTACTGCCGCTCGTCAAGGGGTTCTTACaggaagatccagaagagaCACCGTCCGTGTGAGATTCATCACCTTGCCAACAGCCCACACCTCGAAGAAGGACGAAGATACGCCTGATATGGGGTTGGCTAAATTGCGATACAGCGATGAGACATTGCTTGCAAATACGGGGCTCTGGCGGTTGACTGTCACTTGTATTCCTTCTGATAAAAATCCCAGATTCCTGACCTACAATGGGCCCAGTGTCCTATCTCCGCTTTCAGATCACGAGAATGTCTTTCGATATATCTCTACCGTGCTGCCAGTCCCTATCAATTGGTCGGTAATCCAGATTGCCGGTAGTCCATAAATGCATGTTCGAATCAGTCGCCGTCTCTCTATTTTCCCTTCCGGGCGTGGAGTGGGCCTCGGCAACCTCAAGACAGTGTCACAAGCAGATCTGAGAAGCCACACGTTCGTACAGATGGACCATCGATCTTGCGTATTATTGCCTTTAAATCCTCATATGGCCAAGAGACGAGCGAGATCTCAATACTCCACGCAGCTTGGGAGAATATTCTGGGGCGAATTCAATGGATGCTAGAAGGATCCCTGGTTCAAAGGGTTTTGTTGAAAACATATCTTGCGGCTTCTAGTATGGAGAGCATACTGGCTTCTTCTTTAGCATGCGATAAGAGGTTGGAGGGCCGAATTCAGGTAGGCTGTATTGTTTTATGGATttattgttttcttgttcttaAGGtatctcttctgcttccataCGCAAAGCCATTCGTCTACCGACGGACTGAGAACCCAGATCAGAATTCCAGCCCCAATTGTGCTGGGTTGCAGTCAGGCAAAATAGCCTGAGTGCACCTAGTTTGACCAGTCCCTTGTCGGTCACCGTTGAGTGCCACAAGGATCGGCGAGGTTACACTCGGCCCCTGTCCTGCCCATGCCTAGAACCGTGGCCTCGATGTTACCTTCAACTTTGGGCTTGAGATGGGTGGACCGTTTCGCGCAGGGGTGGTGTATGGTATCACCTCGATTATAAGTCAACAAGACAGCCAGCGTTTATAAAGCATCATGTGCGTCCTAGGCTAGGGCCTCTCGCCTTCGCAGTACGCACACACCTCCCAAAAATCTCAGTTCTCCTATTGTGTCCTATTATCACTTGTACCCTCCGACAACAATGAAGACTCACCTGCCCCGACTGAACAAACTGCGGAAAGTACTGGCATCGGCTGAGAAGGATTTTCATTCCGGTACCCGGTCGAATGCCTCACACTACACTGAATCAGCTCCACCAGACGGCAGGAAGGCGAATTTCCAGGCCGTCTCGGGTGAGGGCATTTCAACCCATGAAAATGACGCAAGCGACAGAGATGCAATGTCGGAGGTTGACAGCGTGGTCCCAAACGAGCTTCCTGAGCATCCCAATAACGTGGCTGATACGTCTACGAAGGCTCTCACAATGTTGATCTGCGAGTATGTCCCGCTCTGTGATGTCCCAAACCCGGCCGTCACTCACCCTCGAACTGTGCTGATCTGTATCTTCAAGTCTCGAAAGCAGAGTCCGGTAAGCTTGTTTCCGTTGCGCTATTAAGCGACATTCTACGAGCCTCGAGCTGACGGAGAGCTATagaaagctggaagaacaAGTGAAGGgtcaaagccaagaaaatcACCGCCTGCACAGGAGAGTGAGTAGCATCTATGAGAGTGTCCCGACCTCTCACACCAAATCTCGTCGTTCAGCTCGGTACAAGGATATGGAATCGGAATGAATGTCAGcgggcgaaggagaagggaacggAACGTTTCTCATGCCAGGCTGGGAGGGGACCAGTGGGACAAGGTCTGAGTTACATCGCCTAGAACTACTGTCTTTCACCAAGCTTGTACGGCCGGAATTAAGATCTACTCGATTCTGAGAGTATATATGTAGCTATCTTCATTCTAAAGTGGATGTTTGTGCTGTTTGTGCTGGCAGCAGTAGAGCGAGGGCAACCTGGCTTGTCGATCCCAAGATAAAGGAATATGTTGTGTTAACAAACTTTCACACCCC harbors:
- a CDS encoding ferric reductase family protein (COG:S;~EggNog:ENOG410Q1BA;~InterPro:IPR039261;~TransMembrane:7 (o20-38i77-98o110-130i142-161o173-194i206-223o229-251i)) — protein: MPPALSDLYEQASQIQSVDWYGIWIAILLGVWLIARLAHRLGRWTVQRPIAVSLGRRIGYELPWLAQTIDISTAFEVILVGVLLGANIVLLLVSAHGWADVQQRAAKLAVLNLLPLGTGLTFGLPAHLLGISHSAVAWLHRWFGRVMAAHSLLHGAIAIARADKPIPAMRHDWVPLLAAAAILMMIPVTLHVVVRRHCQVAMRIHYLLAVTAMVALAYHTWYQGSGSRWQVVGAGALWIVLSVVAVSHAVFVQQRWSAGRPTVTIRPFHELLRMDITVSPHWHIQPGQYIYLWLPHAGFRSCFQLQPFYVAYWDDTPGPRILYVLTRPRASSLSTRLYLREWLHQRRQPALLLGPYGRSIDFSLFGTIVFIVEDIGMLRVLPYIRMLVQASEQRRAMVRKLKIVWQMQDFDHQCWLGDWMQDLLDLDRGEFKILEFRLYYLTKTTSVDPGDAFGERIKLCQGPLMAGEIVQGHLSKRRGKLAVGVCARQSVRQQVHDVVQPRTGPDIKFFDLDLGPGHVREAPCRNKYTATAPASSDS